The Hymenobacter oligotrophus genome segment AATACCCCGCACAACAACTCCGTCTCCATCAAGGTGCTGTACTACCTCGATTACCTTACGCTGCGCAAGGGCCGCTAGCACTGCCTAACCCAAAGCCTGCTGCAGCGCTTTTAACGACTCGCCGGCCCCGGCGGGCAACTGGAGCAACCGGGCCACTGCCTCGTACACGGGCTGTGGCCCGGTTGCCGCGTTTAGCACACCGCGGTCGAGGGGTTGCTGCTGCGACTTGCTGAGTTTACGGCCTTCGGAGTCGGTTAGCAGTGGGTGGTGCAAAAACTGAATGCGCGCGGCGCTGAAAGCGGTGGTTTCGGGCAGTTGTTGGGCTAACCACAATTGCGCGGCAGTGCTGGGCAGCAGGTCTTGGCCGCGCACAATGAGCGTGGTACCTAGGCGCAGATCGTCGGCAATAGAGGCCAGTTGATACGCCACCACCGCATCTTTCTTGCGCAGCACAAAATCGGGCATGGCGGCGCCTAAGTCGAGGCTGCTGGTACCTTGCCAGCCATCGGCAAAACTTACGGTGGTACCAGGCGGCACTTGCGCCCGCCACGCCGCGCCGGGTTGGTCGAGGTCGACCGGGATTTCGAGGCCGTTGGTGCGCGAGCGGGTGCTGGCGTGCAACAAGCCGGGCACCAGGCGCAGGCGCCGGAGCAGGTAGTTGTACGCGGGTTGGTGCAGCAGCTGCGAGTAGTGGCGCAGAAAGTCGTCGGGGCCGGTGGGGCCGTGGTCGTAGTCGAGGCCAAGCCACTCGATAGTGCGGAAGATGCTCTCGAGGTACGCGCGGCGCAGGCGGTTGCGGTCGAGGTCGTCGATGCGCAGGTGCAACGTGCCGCCGGCGCGCCGCACGAGCAGCCACGTCAGCACAAAATTTACGGCATTGCCTAGGTGCAAATAGCCGCTTGGCGTGGGTGCCAGGCGCGACACCACCTTCCGCGTTTCGGCGGAGTTTGGCGCAACAACAAATGGCAAACGAGCAGCCCTCATGCCCCGAACTTACGCAGCACTACTCTTCGGCCGTGTTTTTCAGCTTACCCAGTAGGCTGTAGGCGCCCGTGGTTACCACTTGCGTTTCGGCCGTAACGGTAGCGGGCAGTACTACCGGCACCGTACCGTTTTCGACGGCGCCAGCACGGCGCACCTCCACCATGCGGTAGCGGGCTTGGGCCGGATTGGGCTGTACGAAAATGTAGCTCCGGCCTTCGAAATCGACTACGGCCGCCTCGGGCAACGCGGGCGTGGTGGCTTTTGGTTGGCCGGTTTCGGTTTGGATGGCGGCGCGCACAAACATGCCCGGCAACAAGGCCGGGTTGTCTTCCACGTCGGGGTGGGCGTGCACTGTTACGGTGCGGGCTTCGGGGTCGACGGCACGGCTTACCAGCGTAATACGGGCCGTGTGTTCGGCACCGGCTGAGTCGGACGCGAGCGTGAAGCGCAAGGGCTGGCCCATCTTGACCCTAGGTGCGTCTTTCTCAAACACCGTCAGTTCTACGTGCAGGTGGGTAGGGTCAACG includes the following:
- a CDS encoding glutamate--tRNA ligase family protein, with the translated sequence MPFVVAPNSAETRKVVSRLAPTPSGYLHLGNAVNFVLTWLLVRRAGGTLHLRIDDLDRNRLRRAYLESIFRTIEWLGLDYDHGPTGPDDFLRHYSQLLHQPAYNYLLRRLRLVPGLLHASTRSRTNGLEIPVDLDQPGAAWRAQVPPGTTVSFADGWQGTSSLDLGAAMPDFVLRKKDAVVAYQLASIADDLRLGTTLIVRGQDLLPSTAAQLWLAQQLPETTAFSAARIQFLHHPLLTDSEGRKLSKSQQQPLDRGVLNAATGPQPVYEAVARLLQLPAGAGESLKALQQALG